A window of Centropristis striata isolate RG_2023a ecotype Rhode Island chromosome 13, C.striata_1.0, whole genome shotgun sequence genomic DNA:
aatatgtaattggtTGTCGTAGTCTCCCAGTTAACAATGATGAATGAAATCTGTGGTATTTTTTTAGACTGAGTCAAttggaaaaatgacacaatcaaATGGATTGCCaacaaaatccctttttttctcAGGTTCTTCAGCTGGGCTACAATAAGTTGACAAACTTAACTGAGGGCATGATGAGAGGGCTCGGCCGCCTGCAATGCCTCTTCCTCCAGCACAACCTCATTGAGGTTATTGCCAgcaatgcattctgggagtGCCTCAGCCTCAGCAGCATTGACCTGTCATCCAACAAACTTGGCCGCATTGATCCATCCACATTCACAGTACTCAGTCGGTTGATGGTGTGCGAACTGGCAGCAAATCCATTCCATTGTGGCTGTGATCTTTACAGCTTCCTCACCTGGTTGGAGTCCTTCAACAATGTAACACACACCTATGACCGCCTCCAGTGCGAGACACCCCGGGAGATGTTTGGCTACCCCTTACTTATTGCTGCCGGCCATGCTGGTCGGAACGCCAAAAACATTTTGTACCATCACTGCCGAGATGGAGTTATGATTCCAGGAATGACCTCTCTCCCACCCGATCTGGATGGTCCTTCTGGGATCGGCCCAGATATGTTTGGTGGTGTAGGGCCGTACCACCAGCCCACCCCCCCTCCCTTATCCACTGAGCACAGCTTCATTCCTAGCATCAAGCTCCATCATGTCTCCTTGTCATCAGCCTCTCTCTTTGTGCAGATTCCAAGGCCCTACAGCAAAATGTATATTCTAACACAATACAACCACACATACGTCTCTGACGTCATGAATTTAAAGAACAAGAAGGAGATGATCACCCTTAATAAGCTCAAGCCACACACCAATTACACCTTCTGTGTAGCATCCATCCGGAACTCTCAACGTTACAACCACACCTGCCTCCAGTTTTCCACCCGAGCTCAAAATCAAGATGACACGCTCCCCAAACCTTCCACCACGACTCACTACATAATGACTATTGTGGGCTGCCTATTTGGCATGCTCATTGTTTTAGGCTTTGTCTACTACTGTCTACGTAAGAAACGGATGCACGATGAGAAGAAGAAGTCCATCTGTGTCAAGAAAACTATATTGGAAATGCGGTATGGACCAGAGGTGGCGGCCGCAGTGGCAAATGATCCATCGGCAGTCCACAAGCTTCAGGAGCAGTCACGAGAGCATCATCAGTATCAGCACCACCATGGAGGCAAACTTCCCATGTCTGCATCCTCTAGCTCGGGAATGCTCCACTCAGCCAACACCAGTTCGTCCAGACTTTCCTCCATCCCACAAGTGGAAAAGATGGCCACTGCCTTTTCAGAGGCCTTGGCTTCAAGTAAAGGAAACTATATGGATGTCAGAACTGGAGGGGCAGGGATGGAGAGGTTGGGAGATGGTGTCCATGGAGGGCTAGACTTGAGGGATGATGATGGAACTGATATCGGGGATGACTCAGATGATGACGGACATGGCTCTGCATCAGAGATTTCCACTATTGCCATGGAGGTGGACAAGGTCAACCAGATCATTAACAACTGCATTGATGCACTGAAACTGGATGCAGCAGCAGTTGCTGCTTCAGGGGCCTCGACTAACCCTACAGTCTGCTCCAATcccacctcccctccccccaCCAGCACATCCTCCCTTACTCGTGGCTTAATCCCACTCTCCCAAGGGATGTCGGAGACTTGCCAAGTCATGGCTCCCAACAAAATaccccctccacctccactcCCTGCCTTGAATCCCCCTCTCTCTGAGCGCCCGGGGATCAGTGGTGGGGGATTTGTCGTCACTCCCCCCTATAGACCCCCTCCACCAGCCACCGCTGTACGCCCCATTCAGCGTCAAATGAGTGCAGATGCAGCTGTGGTAATTGTAAATGCTGTCAAGAAACAGTGCAGCACCACCTCTTGTGGCTCCATGGGTCGGGACAGGGAACGTGGAGGAGCGAGGGTGTATAGCCTGGATGTTCCTGAGCCACGTAGCCCAGATGGGTgtaatcagcagcagcagtatcaAGACAGGGCCAGTCCCGTGGGCTGTGGGGAGCCCCTAGAGAGGCTGCCTTTAGTAGGAAGTGGGAGCTGCGGTggagggggtggtggtggttgcGACAGTGGTGGTGTTGGTGCCCAACATCAGGAAAACCAGAAGCAACACCATTACCATCAACAGCAACAaatacaacagcagcagcagcagcagcaacagcagcagcagcagctggaggtgCAGCAGGACTACCACTGCTCGGAGCACCGCCACTCCGTCCCAGCTCTATATTATGAAGGCTCCCACCAAGGCTCCCCAGCCCAGAGGGTTTCCTTCCTAAAGCCCCTGACACGTTCCCGCAGGGATGCAGCATCTTACTCCCAGCTTTCGCCTGCCCGCCACCATTCCAGTTACTCTGGCTACTCCTCCAGCCCAGAGTACTCCTCAGAGAGCTCACTGCGGATCTGGGAGCGATTTCGCCCCTACCGGAAAGGCCAGCGTGATGAGGCATGTTATGTGACGGCTGGAAATGCTCTTAGAAAAAAGGTGCAGTTCGCTAAAGGCGAGGACCTGCATGACATCCTTGATTACTGGAAGGGGGTGTCAGCCCAGCAGAAGCTGTGACTGGGGGACCAGGAATAGGCAATGTGGGAAGAAAGAGTTTGGCTACTTCTTTTCCTGAAAGGCCTGTGGGCCGGAGAGACGATTTGAAGATCATGGAGAGGAAAATGTAGGACAAAATTTTGCCTTTGGGGTTTCTTTTGGCATGCTAGGTGTATAGAATATTGTGCTAAAGCAAGGACTGTGAAACTGTGCCTGGGATATATGAGACattatggtgttttattttacacttcATTGTAGCACCATTTCTGGATCATTCTCATTTAGTGTTTCCAGGTTTTATTTACAGCACAAGAGGGCAAATGCCAACTGTGTAATTTTAGTACTCTTGAGTGATCATGTTTTTTGATCCTAAGGACTGTCTTTTATCAGTGCCATGTTTTCATCTATGGGTCATCAGAGAAGGTAAATGCTGATATCCCTCATTTTAAGCTTGTATGATTCAAGATGTTGTTTCCTATTTGGTATTGGGTGCTGTATCAATTTGCAGTGTGCACTTAGATATGTTTGAACTTCTAAGTGAAGGTAGACAAAACAGACAAGATGGGGTCTGTGCTCTGCTGCAAATGACAACATGCTGTCTTCCGAACAGAGCTGTCTCTTTGATAAGATTCTTCATGTGGCGGAGTTACATGCATGTCAGTTGCATTTGTCACACACAGAAAGGAAGgagaaattggaaaaaaaagaacttttGCATGGTTCAATGagtgtaaaaaaatgttgtccCATAGATGTCCTAAACTGTCCTAACATTTGGCCAAGTAATGATCACAATTGTGAGCGTAATttgaaggagaaaataataatgctTCCTTTAATGAAGGTAATTAGATGATTCTTACTTGTACAATAGGGAAATTTAACTATGTGACAGATGAGCTCACACAatcctcttttaaaaaaaaaagagcatgaGAGATGTGACCCACATGTGACAAGAGACCAAGGTAAATTGAATGTGAGAGGGGtataaaagaaaagaggaaagacAAACAAGGATATAAATAATTTTCTGCAGCCACTGAGAATGTAAGTAGATTACAAGCAGGTTATGAAGAAAATCTGTTTGCATCATTCAATGTGAGCACCACAGTACATTCCAAATCCTTTCTACAACATTAAAACAGAATGAGGCACAGAGGGAAAGGACATTTCTAATTACTGCCAACATGTCTGTTCTGTTCTGGAAATTAATGCTATTGTTGTCTATTGATAACTCAATTAACCAACTTGTGACAGGCATGTTTGCTTGCACTTTACGCctcatgattgtgtgtgtgtggctgtgtggtACACAGTGGTCAGTGTAAATGGGTGTCGGCATGCCTTGTCAGATTATATTGTATGTGCCCAAATTGACTTAAATTAATAGTTGTCATATCTTCCCCATTGGCTGGTTGTATGAATCTTAACAATACGAGATTATTAATGGCATGGACAAATGTACAAATATCAATAATGTTCATTGTATTTTCCCAGACATGCGTCACATGACCGTGATGCCCAGCTATACCACAGTAGCGCAGTGCCTCTTGCTAACACAGCCATAATCTCCATTCTTGTATAGTACAGCATCCACCTGGCCTTTTCTAATGAAACAATCTACTTGTGATTTTCCTAAATGATAGTGTCATTGCCTGGCATTCTGACAAAAGGCATCCTGCTTACCCAAAGTGCTGTGTAGTCTTTGAATTTCTGCATCATCAGCTAACATACACAATCTGAGACATCCTACcctaaaaatgtgaaaactaaGTCAGTGGTCCTTGCTCCACATTTTTGTTCAGGGCTTTATTCAAGAGAAATTATAAGTTGTGACAAGTTAGGTTTTAGGAACATTTTCATTTCTCTTTTGATCCTTGCTTCTTTACTGTGGATGATGATCATTTTGCCCACCTCCCACTACCTACACTGCTCCCACGGGTGAACATGtcctgttgtgttttattaaatgagaaaAGTGAGAAATTGCCTTTCTTGTAGGTAGGACTTGGGTCTGCACAGCACATATCAACCAACACACTCTCACTCCCAACTCCTCAGATACATAGActggatataaataatggatgtagtcaccatgacgtcatcCATTgatttgtggcccgttggaagcatcgagttcagcgttacactcgtctccatcttgcgccgccatcttgtttccgatacggggagcaaaccatatctggactgtggagacTTTTTTGTAtccatataacgttatatataactttattgacacattgccgtggatacgcattggctcgccttgttagtgacctgtcaatcaaaggtagccacgccccaaattatatgattctttatcttctattttcttctaaatggggccattattagaactattgacatcaaattgtcttgatgaagattttttactagtgattgagaccatagtgttgtcctaaaaacattttctgaggtaataaatcaactgAGAGGTTTTCAAATTttacactgaaatgaatggacagaatttttttgcagccaaacttagcgccccctgctggaattttcggtagaatgcagcttaaggcacttcctggtttgccccGCTGCTCAGTTACGGAGGTTGCCGCCCGGTCAGATAGCGACGCCTGCGGTCAGTGCCATCAGATGTTGACGCACAAGAAACCCTTTAGCGTCAGTTTTTTTCAGGAATCAGGAATATTGTGTCAGTTCAGCTCCCtacatgcatagtggcttttcaaaataaacctcACTGTTCCCAGGAAAGGGTCACattgaatcagaatcagaatataTACATAAGATAAGAAtagaagaatagaatagaaagttattctgttaataaaataaagattaaaaaaacaaacatgcaacACTAAATATCcaacaatataaatacaaatgcaagtTTTAAGTAAATgaagatatgtacaaatataaatatgaaatatagaatacatttgaagtaaatagagatatgtacagtagaattaaatagaaatatggaaatagaaaatagaaataaagatatgtacaaatataaatatgaaatatagaatacatttgaagtaaatagagatatgtacagtagaattaaatagaaatatggaaatagaaaatagaaataaagatatgtacaaatataaatatgaaatatagaaTACATTTAAAGTCAATATAGATATGTACAGTAGAATGAAacagaaatatggaaatataaaaatagaaaaaaagatatgtacaaatataaatgtatttattgcacATGATTCCTATAGAAATTCCGTATTGCATAGATAAAGTTATAAAGTAATGAATCATGTAGTCATGGCTGCCGTCTATTGACTCATGGTGTCTCCCACTTTTGATGGCCACATGCAgcatttaggcaacaaaactccACATGATTAAAGTTAGGAATAAGGAACATGGTTGGGGTTTGGGTTTGTTGCTTGGAAAGTCCAACAATGCCACATTGGAGTTAATAGAAAGCCCTGTGCATCTGATACAGATGCTAATGGGAGCCTTTTGTGTCTGTATCAGACATGGAGGGACGTGACGAAGTATTGGTATCTGACAAATTGGGAGTGAGACTGTGCTTTATCAACactgcttttcttctctttttagagcaattgattttttttagcatgtGCTTGACTCCTCTGAATAAATGCAGGTTACACAGGGCTGAGAATGCAAATGGGAGAGAGTGATGTGTAATGGTATCTCCATATTGATCTGTGTTCTTCTTCCTCCCTCTATGTTTTCATCgaacatccatctctgtctcctttatcttgttttaataagAAGTGTGCATCCAgtcagggtcagaggtcagtgcCCTTGGAGTCAGTGTTCTGCTGTGAGTGTTTACAAATGAATGGACCACATGAATTCAAGAGCCTCAATGTCATGTTTTAGTAACAGTCCAGGATGCGCCACATCATCACCTTCCTCATATGATAAAGCACCATGTGATGAACATACATTCTTGGAAATGTCTCCCACTGATCTGATATTATCTGAGATAAGAAAGTTTTTTCAAAGGAACTTGTTACTATGATTGACTAAGACAAATCAGAGGAAAGGATTTTCTTTGCTGGTACGTTCTCAGAGTACCTAATCACACAGAAGAAACGTGGTATGTTTAACTCCCCAGATCCTCAACTGCCATAACCAGTTTACAGAAATGGACCCTGAGGATGAGTGTAAATGTTCAGTAATATCAGGATTGATCATCATTTCAGCTGCCATTTATGTTCATCTATCTGACAAGATATAATGTGACAGAAAACCCTGACTATTACTGTTTTCATGgaggattttttatttcatacattttattgacatatTTAACACACCAATGTATTTTTCAGGAAACAGATTTCAGGGGGGACAGATTTATGTTCAAGTGCTTTTCTGCTCAAATTTAATTCACACATTTGTTTGAATGAATCTCAATGATGATACGGCAGTACTCGGCCAACAGAGGACATTGTCCATGCTGGTTGGAGAAGAGCCAGTCTGTCAAATGATTTATAAACAGTGTTTTCACCATAGCTGATATGAGTGGTATTGTGGGAGGGTATATTGTGTGTCCCATCATTATTAATTACTTGAGAGCTTGCAGACTAAAcacaaaaagtcataataatggAAATTAAGAGTCTAGTTTACACAAGTCTGTCTGCAACTCAAGACTGTACACAAAGACaggaattattattaacaaACATGCATGGATTGCTGAACAAGCCTAACGGGCACAGGCCCAAGGGCCCAAAGAGTCAGGGGCCCCCTCCAGCTTTCACCTACAAAAATatcacacaaagagacacaaaccaacTAGACAGAtactcaaaataaccacaaagaaacacaaaaagactacaaagagtcaaaagagatgcaaaatagcTGCAGGGAGTCACAAAGATACAACAacgataaaaaaggaaaaaacatccataaagacaaacaaaaatgcTACAATgcccaaaacaattacaaagagacacaaagatacAACAATGGTGAAAAGGGGTAAAgcgaaagagaaaaaatgactaaaaaaacaacaacaaagagaagcAAATAACTACAAaccccaaaacaacaacaaataataacttggaaagaccaaaacaattatgtaaaaaaaaaaacataaaggcgACAAAAATTGACGTCtaagacacacaaagaaattacaaagagactcaaaattacttcaaatagacacaaaacgactacaaagcgAAGCATAGGGCTACAAATGGCAGCAACAGACAAATGATAATTAAAATAggccaaaacaattacaaagtgacaaaaaaacaactacaaagggacacaaaatgataacaaagacacacaaaaacagagatgaagagagaaaaaaatgaaaaagacttAACTAGCCTTACTGGCCTATGACATGTGGCGGGGCCTTtggcatgtctgtgcccagggccCATTTTCTCAGAATCCACCCATGTTAATGGAAGGCTATGAGAAACATTTTTCCCCCAAGTATGTGCTCCCAAATAAACTTCCCTCAAGCAAACAACAATGGTGGTTTACACGGAGCAGTTGTGTTAATTGGCATTTGACGTTAAGGAATAACATTTCTGTTGTGGTTGTTGGAGAATCTAAATCTGCAATTTTAAGTTTACAGGACTGTATTTTTCAATGAAACAGTGTGCACACTCTTGGGCTCaaataactaaattattaaaatctcAAGCAAGACCAGAAATATTTCTCAAAAGATTAGCCATGTCATTTGACCTGTTTTTGTCCTACAAAGCCagcatcaaataaaaaaacacttttcttccTTCTAAGCTCATATCCTCATTGAACCCCTGGAGGGTGGCTCACTCAAAGATCAATGGTCCTTTTTGTAGCACCGTCCTTGTTGTTTGTCTCGGAGCCACAGGAAAGCCAGACGTGAGAAAGCCATCTAATGTGctattaatgtttaatcctTTTTGTGGGAGGCTGGCTCGGTTTGCTCCCCCTATCTGTGTACACCAAAAGAAAATCACAGATGCTTTCAGTTTTTAACATGTTAATCCTTTGATGCTCTCTTATATTTAACGCCTGGTCCAATTAAACTAAAGTCTAGTTTCTTAAATAATGAATCAGAGCCCAAAATAGGGTGTGGGTTTATGTCTAATCAGTTTCTAAATGATTAAAGGAGTTTAATGCTTCCATTAGCAAAGACCACAGTAAAAGTTTTCAGTTCTCCCAAAACACATCGAACTTTTTACCCATGTGACCGGCCATTGAAGCAATCTTAGTCAAATATATTGCTTTGATAAGCGATTATCATAATTTAATGGTAATTTGAGGATGTAATAGTTATCAACAATACAGAAAATCAGTTTAattctttagtcatttagtaTCATTCagtaaaatggtaaatgtacctgcacttatataacgcttttgtagttgctttgcggccactcaaagcgctttacactaccaCACCgatcagggatcgaaccaccaacccttcggttggggggcaacccactcaactgagccacagtataggtactatatatatatatatatatagatagatatattcCCACAGTATAATAATTATCTATAAACCTATGACCCAGATATAGGCAAGAGAATggcaggcaaaaaaaaaattgtaacgaattaaatataattaagtaATTGTCATAACTAAGCAAAACCTTCTGAAATTGAAGTCAAATGTGgaaatgccttaaacctgcattct
This region includes:
- the LOC131984020 gene encoding protein phosphatase 1 regulatory subunit 29, translating into MQGAPTTSTLLFLIFPSLILFSNFPSMVNGDCWLIEGDKGYVWLAICSQNQPPYETIPQHINNTVHDLRLNENKLKAVLFSSMYRFTNLTDLNLTKNEISYIEDGAFAGQANLQVLQLGYNKLTNLTEGMMRGLGRLQCLFLQHNLIEVIASNAFWECLSLSSIDLSSNKLGRIDPSTFTVLSRLMVCELAANPFHCGCDLYSFLTWLESFNNVTHTYDRLQCETPREMFGYPLLIAAGHAGRNAKNILYHHCRDGVMIPGMTSLPPDLDGPSGIGPDMFGGVGPYHQPTPPPLSTEHSFIPSIKLHHVSLSSASLFVQIPRPYSKMYILTQYNHTYVSDVMNLKNKKEMITLNKLKPHTNYTFCVASIRNSQRYNHTCLQFSTRAQNQDDTLPKPSTTTHYIMTIVGCLFGMLIVLGFVYYCLRKKRMHDEKKKSICVKKTILEMRYGPEVAAAVANDPSAVHKLQEQSREHHQYQHHHGGKLPMSASSSSGMLHSANTSSSRLSSIPQVEKMATAFSEALASSKGNYMDVRTGGAGMERLGDGVHGGLDLRDDDGTDIGDDSDDDGHGSASEISTIAMEVDKVNQIINNCIDALKLDAAAVAASGASTNPTVCSNPTSPPPTSTSSLTRGLIPLSQGMSETCQVMAPNKIPPPPPLPALNPPLSERPGISGGGFVVTPPYRPPPPATAVRPIQRQMSADAAVVIVNAVKKQCSTTSCGSMGRDRERGGARVYSLDVPEPRSPDGCNQQQQYQDRASPVGCGEPLERLPLVGSGSCGGGGGGGCDSGGVGAQHQENQKQHHYHQQQQIQQQQQQQQQQQQQLEVQQDYHCSEHRHSVPALYYEGSHQGSPAQRVSFLKPLTRSRRDAASYSQLSPARHHSSYSGYSSSPEYSSESSLRIWERFRPYRKGQRDEACYVTAGNALRKKVQFAKGEDLHDILDYWKGVSAQQKL